A part of Aegilops tauschii subsp. strangulata cultivar AL8/78 chromosome 2, Aet v6.0, whole genome shotgun sequence genomic DNA contains:
- the LOC141041300 gene encoding uncharacterized protein, whose protein sequence is MGKNAAILSEFDDCMCPSELQFDRLKRLLDSPALPNDMLKLDSRGLGNPEAVRELRSVVKQEGPVLVFVMETKIRGKHVERLQQTLGFAGCFAVDSAGLSGGLGLFWSKDVTVELKNYSSTHIDVVVRDALDASVSWRFTGFYGAPRAENRHHSWRFLRTLHNLPHADWLCMGDFNETLHGDEHFSQTARPEWQMRAFREATDECELQDLGWSGVPYTWDNRQSGDANVKARLDRVFANEEFRQKIEYVKSHNDYEQLVTETWRAQARQPGLHGVMNALEALQRKLMPWGVREFGCLTRTVRQLQKRLDRLRCQSVGRGPSQEETATMSKLREALKLEEIWLKQRSRVPWLREGDRNTAYFQAQARQRKRINKIANLQRSDGSFCASGDEDKEEIIEFYQALYTTQGYSNSEELLAYVPNRVTPAMNVMLCKPFEASEVQVALFQMSSSKAPGVDGFTAGFYQRHWELLKHDIVPAVLDFLNGGELPAGLNDTAITLIPKVERL, encoded by the exons ATGGG CAAGAACGCGGCCATACTTTCAGAATTTGACGACTGCATGTGCCCGTCGGAGCTCCAGTTCGACAGGTTAAAG AGGCTGCTGGACAGCCCTGCCCTTCCCAATGATATGCTTAAGTTGGACAGCCGGGGGCTTGGGAACCCCGAGGCAGTTCGAGAGCTTCGCAGCGTGGTGAAGCAAGAAGGGCCCGTCCTGGTTTTTGTTATGGAAACAAAGATCAGAGGGAAACATGTCGAGAGACTTCAACAGACCTTAGGGTTTGCTGGTTGCTTTGCTGTTGACAGCGCGGGGTTAAGTGGAGGCCTGGGTCTCTTCTGGTCCAAAGATGTCACAGTAGAACTCAAGAACTACAGTTCGACCCACATTGACGTTGTGGTGCGCGATGCATTGGATGCTTCGGTGAGTTGGAGATTCACTGGATTCTATGGAGCGCCACGAGCTGAAAACAGACATCACAGCTGGCGGTTCCTACGGACCCTGCATAATCTGCCGCACGCGGATTGGTTGTGCATGGGTGATTTTAATGAGACCCTTCATGGGGATGAGCACTTCAGTCAGACGGCGAGACCGGAATGGCAAATGAGAGCATTTCGTGAAGCCACTGATGAATGTGAGCTGCAGGACCTAGGTTGGTCGGGTGTCCCCTACACATGGGATAACCGGCAATCTGGTGATGCCAATGTTAAAGCTCGGCTAGACCGAGTGTTTGCTAATGAGGAATTCAGACAAAAAATCGAGTATGTCAAA TCTCATAATGACTACGAGCAGCTGGTGACCGAAACTTGGAGAGCACAAGCCAGGCAACCAGGTCTGCACGGCGTAATGAACGCCCTCGAGGCTCTGCAGCGCAAGCTCATGCCTTGGGGGGTCCGAGAATTTGGATGCCTAACAAGGACAGTCCGACAGCTTCAGAAGCGACTCGACAGGCTGCGCTGTCAGTCAGTCGGACGGGGGCCTTCACAGGAAGAAACAGCTACCATGTCAAAGCTCCGAGAAGCACTTAAACTCGAGGAGATATGGTTGAAGCAGCGGTCACGCGTTCCTTGGCTACGCGAAGGCGACCGCAACACAGCCTATTTTCAGGCGCAAGCTAGGCAACGCAAACGCATAAATAAGATCGCTAACTTGCAGCGGTCAGATGGCTCTTTCTGCGCATCTGGAGATGAGGACAAGGAAGAGATCATTGAGTTTTACCAGGCTCTCTATACAACTCAAGGGTACAGCAACAGCGAGGAACTGTTAGCGTATGTACCAAACCGGGTCACGCCGGCCATGAATGTTATGTTATGTAAACCATTTGAAGCCTCTGAGGTTCAAGTAGCTTTATTTCAGATGTCTTCATCCAAAGCGCCAGGGGTGGATGGATTTACAGCTGGGTTCTATCAGCGTCACTGGGAGCTATTGAAGCATGACATAGTCCCGGCGGTGCTTGATTTTCTTAATGGTGGTGAGCTGCCTGCTGGACTAAATGACACTGCTATCACGCTTATTCCTAAG GTAGAGAGACTCTAA